From a single Bacillus sp. NEB1478 genomic region:
- the spoIIIAA gene encoding stage III sporulation protein AA, translating into MENIFKLFPDELQHLLKTQPVQILQSIEELRIRIGQPLEILCSGKPVYPSERPVSAEEAQVLLNRLSQHSLYALEEELRRGYITIAGGHRVGLAGKVITEHGFVKAIKDISSFNVRIARQKIGIAEPLLPYLFQKNWMNTLLIGPPQTGKTTLLRDIARLVSCGVHQKNIPSFKVGIVDERSEIAGCIKGVPQHSLGRRVDILDACPKAEGMMMLIRSMSPQVLIVDEIGRKEDGEAILEAMHAGVQMIFTAHGSSLEDALKRPVMSPLSGLSLFQRYIILSREKGPGTIQKIYDGEFKEIYRSSGGAY; encoded by the coding sequence ATGGAAAATATTTTTAAACTTTTCCCAGATGAATTGCAGCATCTATTAAAAACACAGCCTGTTCAAATTCTTCAATCCATAGAAGAGCTCCGAATCAGAATCGGACAGCCGTTAGAAATTTTATGTTCAGGAAAACCTGTCTATCCTTCTGAACGGCCGGTTTCTGCTGAGGAAGCCCAAGTTCTTTTGAATCGTTTAAGCCAGCATTCACTATATGCTTTAGAAGAAGAATTGAGACGCGGTTATATCACTATTGCAGGCGGACATCGCGTCGGATTAGCTGGAAAAGTTATAACAGAGCATGGCTTTGTGAAAGCCATTAAAGATATCAGCTCTTTTAACGTAAGGATTGCCCGTCAGAAAATAGGAATCGCAGAACCGCTGCTGCCCTATTTATTTCAAAAAAATTGGATGAATACTTTGCTGATTGGACCTCCTCAAACCGGAAAAACAACATTGCTTAGAGACATTGCAAGACTAGTCAGTTGTGGAGTCCATCAAAAAAACATCCCATCGTTTAAAGTTGGGATTGTTGATGAAAGATCGGAAATAGCGGGATGCATAAAAGGTGTTCCACAACACTCACTTGGCAGACGAGTCGATATACTCGATGCCTGTCCAAAAGCTGAAGGGATGATGATGCTCATCCGTTCGATGAGCCCTCAAGTCTTGATTGTGGACGAAATCGGAAGAAAAGAAGATGGTGAAGCCATTTTAGAGGCGATGCATGCGGGTGTGCAGATGATTTTCACAGCTCATGGAAGCAGTTTGGAAGATGCTTTAAAGCGACCTGTAATGTCTCCATTATCTGGTCTTTCATTGTTTCAGAGATACATTATTTTAAGCAGAGAAAAAGGACCAGGAACGATACAAAAGATTTATGATGGTGAATTTAAAGAGATTTACCGGTCGTCTGGCGGTGCATATTGA
- a CDS encoding Xaa-Pro peptidase family protein: MNRIEKARELFENYDMDALLITSNANRIYLSGFTGSSGVLLITKNDAILVTDFRYSDQSREQAKDYKIVIHTAPIPEEIAKISKELSIKKIGFEQDHLTFAGYRTYEDQLSSSDTELVPVSGLVEKLRLIKDDSEIKIIKDAASIADAAFSHIIEFIKPGQTEREVSNELEFFMRKNGAASSSFNIIVASGYRSALPHGVASSKVIEKGELVTLDFGAYYEGYCSDITRTVAIGNVSDELKEIYQVVYDAQILGMKGIKPGMTGKEADALTRDYISSKGYGDYFGHSTGHGIGLDVHEGPALSFKSDTILESGMIVTVEPGIYVSGLGGVRIEDDALITKDGNESLTQSTKTLLTIS, encoded by the coding sequence ATGAATCGTATTGAAAAAGCGAGAGAACTATTCGAGAATTATGATATGGATGCTTTGTTAATTACATCAAACGCAAACCGCATTTATTTAAGTGGCTTTACAGGAAGTTCAGGTGTTTTGCTGATAACCAAAAATGATGCGATACTTGTTACTGATTTTAGATATAGTGATCAATCTCGAGAACAAGCTAAGGATTATAAAATCGTTATACATACTGCTCCTATTCCAGAAGAAATTGCTAAGATTTCTAAAGAGCTTTCTATAAAGAAAATTGGATTTGAGCAAGATCATCTTACGTTTGCCGGATACCGTACATATGAGGATCAATTATCATCTTCTGATACAGAGCTTGTACCTGTATCGGGCCTTGTGGAAAAGTTGCGCTTGATAAAGGATGATTCAGAGATTAAGATAATAAAGGATGCAGCGTCAATTGCTGATGCCGCTTTTTCACATATTATTGAGTTTATAAAGCCAGGTCAGACTGAACGGGAAGTATCGAATGAGCTTGAATTCTTTATGAGAAAGAACGGAGCAGCTTCTTCTTCATTTAACATTATCGTAGCCTCAGGTTACCGTTCAGCACTTCCGCATGGTGTTGCATCTTCTAAGGTCATTGAAAAAGGTGAATTAGTAACTTTAGACTTTGGTGCATACTACGAAGGTTATTGTTCGGATATTACGCGTACTGTAGCGATTGGAAACGTATCCGACGAGCTAAAGGAAATCTACCAAGTTGTTTATGATGCACAGATCCTGGGTATGAAAGGCATTAAACCAGGTATGACCGGAAAAGAAGCAGATGCTTTAACGCGTGATTATATTTCTTCAAAAGGATATGGAGATTATTTTGGTCATTCGACAGGACATGGGATTGGTTTAGATGTTCATGAAGGTCCTGCATTGTCATTTAAATCAGACACAATTCTTGAATCAGGGATGATAGTTACAGTGGAACCAGGCATATATGTTTCAGGATTAGGCGGAGTGCGTATTGAAGATGATGCACTGATTACGAAAGATGGAAATGAATCACTAACTCAATCTACAAAAACTCTTTTAACGATTAGTTAA
- the spoIIIAE gene encoding stage III sporulation protein AE — protein MTNRMMRTSLVVFIFFLFFSDAKTVAAASNNSFTEEIVEHQINSMQLDEVKDYWDSITKEYGGFLPESQKGSFLEFVKGDKQFSLKAYMLGLLKFTFHELVVHGKLLGTLILLTVFSMLLQSIQNAFDRSAISKVAYGIIYMVLIILALNSFHVAITYAVDAIDNMLNFMIALIPLLLALMATVGSIASVAFFHPVILFLVNTSGLLIKNFVLPLLFLSALLSIVSTMSEHHKVTQLAKLLRNIGIGSLALFFTVFLGVMSVQGATAAVTDGITIKTAKFITGNFIPVVGRMFTDATDTVMSASILLKNSVGIIGVVVLLLLAVFPAIKVLILAFIYNIAAALLQPLGGGPIVECLGIIGKSVMFIFAALMTVSIMFFLAITIIIAAGNVTMMVR, from the coding sequence ATGACAAATCGTATGATGCGGACAAGCTTAGTAGTTTTTATCTTCTTTTTATTCTTCTCAGATGCTAAAACAGTTGCTGCTGCATCAAATAATTCTTTTACGGAAGAAATTGTAGAGCATCAAATCAATTCGATGCAGCTGGATGAGGTTAAGGATTATTGGGATAGCATTACGAAAGAATATGGAGGCTTCTTGCCCGAAAGTCAAAAAGGATCCTTTTTGGAGTTTGTGAAAGGAGATAAGCAATTTTCATTAAAAGCCTATATGTTAGGGCTGCTTAAGTTCACTTTTCATGAGCTGGTTGTACACGGCAAGCTTTTAGGGACATTAATTTTACTCACAGTGTTCAGCATGCTGCTCCAATCCATTCAAAATGCATTTGATCGGTCAGCGATCTCGAAAGTAGCTTATGGCATTATATATATGGTTCTTATCATACTTGCTCTTAACAGTTTTCATGTTGCAATTACCTATGCTGTAGATGCAATCGATAATATGCTTAATTTTATGATTGCCCTTATCCCTCTGCTGCTCGCTTTAATGGCGACAGTAGGAAGTATCGCATCAGTTGCTTTCTTTCATCCTGTTATTCTATTTCTTGTAAATACGAGTGGATTGCTTATCAAAAATTTTGTACTTCCACTTTTGTTTTTATCCGCTTTATTAAGCATTGTGTCTACGATGTCTGAACATCACAAAGTTACCCAGCTCGCAAAACTATTAAGAAATATCGGGATCGGATCTTTAGCTTTATTTTTCACTGTTTTTCTAGGCGTTATGAGTGTACAAGGAGCAACAGCTGCAGTAACAGACGGGATTACAATTAAGACCGCAAAATTCATAACCGGTAATTTCATACCGGTAGTAGGACGTATGTTTACAGATGCTACAGATACAGTGATGAGTGCTTCGATCTTGCTGAAAAACTCTGTTGGAATAATAGGTGTCGTAGTTCTCTTGCTCCTCGCCGTCTTTCCAGCTATTAAAGTACTAATATTGGCATTTATCTATAATATCGCAGCAGCTCTTCTCCAGCCATTAGGAGGAGGGCCGATCGTTGAATGTTTAGGAATTATCGGTAAAAGTGTCATGTTTATTTTTGCAGCTCTGATGACGGTATCCATCATGTTTTTTCTCGCGATAACTATAATCATAGCTGCAGGGAATGTAACTATGATGGTTCGTTAG
- the spoIIIAB gene encoding stage III sporulation protein SpoIIIAB, with translation MSWIGALAILTATTITGFEFAKRVRERPKRLRELKVTLQALEAEIMYGSTPLNEAFQHIGRPLKEPLSSFFLTISDLLDQGDLSVQEAWEKELLVLAKETSFKSGEIEVLRQFGATLGRHDKEHQQKQIQLTLAHLNREEKEARDIQERYEKMCKSLGILMGLLIVILLM, from the coding sequence ATGAGCTGGATTGGTGCATTAGCTATTTTGACTGCAACTACGATCACGGGTTTTGAGTTCGCTAAGAGAGTGAGAGAAAGACCAAAACGTCTCAGAGAATTAAAAGTAACGCTCCAGGCACTTGAAGCTGAGATTATGTATGGCTCAACACCATTGAATGAGGCATTTCAGCATATCGGGCGACCATTGAAGGAACCGCTATCGTCCTTTTTTCTAACGATTTCTGATCTGTTGGATCAAGGAGATCTCTCCGTTCAGGAGGCTTGGGAAAAGGAATTGCTGGTTTTAGCGAAAGAAACATCTTTTAAAAGCGGAGAAATAGAGGTGCTTCGTCAATTTGGCGCAACACTTGGAAGACATGATAAAGAACATCAGCAAAAACAAATTCAATTGACGCTTGCTCACCTTAATCGTGAAGAAAAGGAAGCAAGAGACATTCAGGAGCGTTATGAAAAAATGTGCAAAAGTCTTGGAATTTTAATGGGACTTTTAATCGTTATCCTTTTAATGTAA
- the mntR gene encoding transcriptional regulator MntR, which produces MEDYIERIYALIEEKGYARVSDLAENLEVHPSSVTKMIQKLDKGKYVVYEKYRGFVLTPNGKKLGKRLVYRHELLEDFLKVIGVDDENIFQDVEGIEHHLSWNAIDRIGDLVQFFEEDKNRIKGLREVQAKNEDQEQS; this is translated from the coding sequence ATGGAAGACTATATTGAACGCATCTATGCCCTGATCGAAGAGAAAGGTTATGCAAGAGTATCTGATCTTGCTGAAAACCTGGAGGTACATCCCTCTTCTGTTACGAAAATGATTCAAAAACTCGACAAAGGCAAGTATGTCGTTTATGAAAAATACAGAGGCTTTGTTTTAACTCCAAATGGGAAAAAACTCGGTAAGCGCCTAGTATACAGACATGAATTGTTAGAAGACTTTCTAAAGGTTATCGGTGTAGATGATGAAAATATCTTTCAAGATGTTGAAGGAATCGAGCATCATTTAAGTTGGAATGCTATAGACCGCATAGGAGATCTTGTTCAGTTTTTTGAAGAAGACAAAAATCGTATTAAAGGTTTGAGAGAAGTTCAAGCGAAAAATGAAGACCAAGAGCAATCATAA
- the efp gene encoding elongation factor P: protein MISVNDFKTGLTIEVDGGIWQVLEFQHVKPGKGAAFVRSKLRNLRTGGIQEKTFRGGEKVAKAHIENRKMQYLYASGDTHTFMDNESYEQIELNASQIEYELKYLLENMTVHIMTYQGETIGVELPNSVELVVAETEPGIKGDTASGGTKPATLETGLIVQVPFFVNQGDKLIIDTRNGAYVSRA, encoded by the coding sequence ATGATTTCAGTAAACGATTTTAAAACAGGATTAACCATTGAAGTAGATGGCGGAATTTGGCAAGTGCTAGAATTCCAGCATGTTAAACCAGGTAAAGGAGCAGCGTTTGTTCGTTCAAAGCTGCGCAACCTTAGAACAGGCGGTATACAAGAAAAAACATTCCGCGGCGGAGAAAAAGTAGCTAAAGCTCACATTGAAAATCGCAAAATGCAGTACCTTTATGCATCAGGTGATACTCACACGTTCATGGATAACGAATCATACGAACAAATTGAACTAAATGCATCTCAAATTGAGTATGAACTGAAATATTTGCTTGAAAATATGACGGTTCATATCATGACTTACCAAGGTGAAACAATTGGCGTTGAACTTCCAAATTCTGTAGAGCTAGTAGTTGCTGAAACAGAGCCTGGTATTAAAGGTGATACAGCTTCAGGCGGAACAAAACCTGCAACTCTTGAAACAGGTTTAATCGTACAAGTTCCTTTCTTTGTAAATCAAGGGGACAAGCTTATTATCGATACACGAAACGGAGCTTATGTTTCTCGCGCTTAA
- the splB gene encoding spore photoproduct lyase: MAGSNKPFMPQLIYFEPRALEYPLGKELFEKFSKLEVEIRETTSHNQIRDLPGENDFQKYRTAKSTLVVGIRKTLKFDSSKPSAEYAIPLATGCMGHCHYCYLQTTLGSKPYLRTYVNTDEIFAQAEKYMQERAPEITRFEASCTSDIVGIDHLTHSLKKAIEFFGATELGRLRFTTKYHHVDHLLDANHQGKTRFRFSVNSHYVIKNFELGTSPLEERINAAIKVAEAGYPLGFIVAPLYLHKDWEKGYKELFDILEAKIPKHLTHDITFELIQHRFTKPAKRVIEKNYPKSKLEMNEEERKYKWGRYGIGKYVYQDDQAARLRETVENYIHTMFPEAKIEYFT; encoded by the coding sequence ATGGCTGGTTCTAATAAACCGTTTATGCCGCAGCTTATTTATTTTGAGCCAAGAGCACTTGAGTACCCTTTAGGGAAAGAGCTTTTTGAAAAATTCAGCAAGCTGGAAGTCGAGATTCGAGAAACAACATCACATAACCAAATACGTGATCTGCCAGGAGAGAATGATTTTCAAAAATATAGAACAGCTAAATCAACATTAGTCGTTGGGATAAGAAAGACACTAAAATTTGACTCTTCAAAACCATCTGCTGAATATGCGATTCCGCTAGCAACGGGATGCATGGGTCACTGCCATTATTGTTATCTCCAGACGACGTTGGGGAGTAAACCCTATTTAAGAACTTATGTGAATACAGATGAAATTTTTGCTCAAGCCGAGAAATATATGCAAGAAAGGGCTCCAGAGATCACCCGGTTTGAGGCTTCGTGTACATCGGATATAGTGGGAATTGACCACCTAACACATTCATTAAAAAAGGCAATCGAATTTTTTGGTGCTACTGAACTCGGAAGACTGCGCTTCACTACGAAATATCATCATGTGGACCATCTGCTGGATGCCAATCATCAAGGAAAAACGAGATTTCGCTTTAGTGTGAACTCTCATTATGTGATTAAGAATTTTGAGTTAGGTACAAGTCCTTTAGAAGAAAGAATTAATGCCGCAATAAAAGTTGCTGAGGCGGGTTACCCTCTTGGATTTATCGTTGCTCCTCTTTACCTTCATAAGGATTGGGAAAAAGGATACAAAGAGCTTTTTGATATTTTAGAAGCGAAAATACCTAAGCATTTAACACATGATATTACGTTTGAGCTCATTCAGCATCGTTTCACAAAACCGGCTAAAAGGGTTATTGAAAAGAATTATCCCAAAAGCAAGCTGGAGATGAATGAAGAAGAAAGGAAATATAAGTGGGGAAGATATGGAATCGGAAAGTATGTGTATCAAGATGATCAAGCTGCGAGATTGCGCGAGACAGTTGAAAATTACATTCATACGATGTTTCCGGAGGCAAAGATTGAATATTTCACCTAA
- a CDS encoding YqhR family membrane protein, with protein sequence MNENNLEQNKKESQSSFLSRVAGIGFFGGLIWSMFGFIAYYLNFSKVGPALVLAPWALGKWKAEWLGQLISIFIIALLSILVAIGYRFAFAKINSMWAGIIFGVGLWAIVFYLLHPIYPGLEPMNTIGKNTIITTICIYILYGVFVGYSISFEYNERYGKKGEKKQSLQST encoded by the coding sequence ATGAACGAAAATAATCTGGAGCAAAATAAAAAAGAGTCACAATCTTCTTTTTTGAGTCGAGTAGCAGGTATCGGTTTTTTTGGAGGTTTAATTTGGTCAATGTTTGGATTTATTGCCTATTATTTGAACTTTTCAAAAGTGGGGCCAGCTTTAGTTTTAGCACCATGGGCACTTGGCAAGTGGAAAGCAGAATGGCTTGGTCAGTTGATCAGTATTTTTATTATAGCTTTGCTTTCTATATTAGTAGCAATTGGATATCGATTTGCTTTTGCCAAAATAAACTCGATGTGGGCAGGCATTATTTTTGGAGTAGGTTTGTGGGCAATCGTATTTTATCTGCTGCATCCAATATATCCAGGACTTGAACCGATGAATACTATCGGTAAAAATACGATTATTACAACGATTTGTATTTATATATTATATGGTGTTTTTGTTGGATATTCTATCTCATTTGAATATAATGAACGCTACGGTAAAAAGGGTGAAAAGAAACAGTCCTTACAAAGTACGTAA
- the spoIIIAF gene encoding stage III sporulation protein AF: protein MSLLTEWVTNIIVLVLLAGVIELLLPGNQFQSYIKMVIGLLILLAMLSPVFKILNTNFDQVFKQMDLPAAADADEIKNSIETNKSEIQDTQRAYILKQMAVPLREQVQEELKKTYGVEIVDLQIQTDRIREPLNPEDISGADVVLARYKKQEGISEVSEVDVHVSDSKKMHQDAVPDEILQFLSREWQLESERIVVKMEGGEESSQ from the coding sequence ATGAGCTTATTGACGGAGTGGGTCACCAATATTATTGTCCTTGTACTATTAGCAGGTGTTATTGAACTATTACTGCCCGGCAATCAGTTTCAAAGCTATATCAAAATGGTGATAGGACTCCTCATTCTTCTGGCTATGCTCTCACCTGTATTTAAAATATTGAACACAAACTTTGATCAAGTGTTTAAACAAATGGACCTGCCCGCTGCTGCAGACGCGGACGAAATAAAAAATTCGATAGAAACAAATAAAAGTGAAATACAAGATACACAACGTGCATATATATTAAAGCAAATGGCTGTCCCATTGAGAGAACAAGTTCAGGAGGAGTTGAAAAAGACGTATGGAGTAGAAATTGTCGATCTTCAAATCCAAACGGATCGTATTCGTGAACCGTTAAATCCTGAAGATATTTCTGGAGCAGATGTGGTACTAGCCCGTTATAAAAAACAAGAAGGAATATCAGAAGTTTCGGAAGTGGATGTTCATGTTTCTGATTCGAAAAAAATGCATCAAGATGCTGTTCCAGATGAGATTCTCCAATTCTTGTCAAGAGAGTGGCAGCTGGAATCTGAGCGAATAGTGGTGAAAATGGAAGGGGGAGAGGAGTCATCCCAATGA
- the aroQ gene encoding type II 3-dehydroquinate dehydratase, whose product MEKRKQVLIINGPNLNRLGKREPAVYGSKTLDDLQMNLEKEASELSLHVSFKQSNSEGDIIDWIHGAENVYQGIILNAGAYTHYSYAIRDAIASVDVPVIEVHLSNVHAREDFRKESVIAPETIGQISGFGFTSYKLALQVFVYNNQ is encoded by the coding sequence ATGGAGAAAAGAAAACAAGTTCTGATCATTAATGGTCCCAACTTAAATCGATTAGGTAAACGTGAGCCAGCCGTATATGGTTCCAAAACACTTGATGATCTTCAAATGAATCTGGAAAAAGAAGCGTCTGAACTTTCTTTGCATGTATCTTTTAAACAGAGTAATAGTGAAGGGGACATTATTGACTGGATACATGGTGCAGAAAATGTCTATCAAGGGATCATATTAAATGCAGGGGCTTATACACATTATAGTTATGCAATCAGGGATGCAATTGCCAGTGTGGATGTCCCGGTTATCGAAGTACATTTATCGAATGTCCATGCCAGAGAAGATTTTCGTAAGGAGTCGGTTATTGCCCCAGAGACAATCGGGCAAATTTCCGGATTTGGTTTTACCAGCTATAAGCTGGCTCTTCAAGTATTTGTATACAATAATCAATAG
- a CDS encoding SA1362 family protein, which produces MQQNSRRLHPIIWFVILLAVVGILYQLISKPGQLITTLLIGAAVIAVFYFIFNRTSSSGINGKYKKAVKQSKKRYGSNNKQPKASPLSSNKKAKSASQKKRVREHNLTVIEGKKSKKKNRASF; this is translated from the coding sequence TTGCAACAAAATAGCAGAAGATTGCATCCTATCATTTGGTTTGTCATATTACTTGCTGTGGTTGGAATCCTTTATCAGTTGATATCAAAGCCTGGCCAATTAATAACAACCCTTCTGATCGGAGCAGCAGTGATCGCCGTTTTTTACTTTATATTCAATAGAACATCATCGTCAGGAATTAACGGCAAATACAAGAAAGCTGTGAAACAATCGAAGAAACGTTATGGGTCGAACAATAAACAACCCAAAGCTTCACCTTTGTCATCCAATAAAAAAGCAAAAAGTGCTTCACAGAAAAAAAGAGTTAGAGAGCACAATTTAACCGTGATTGAAGGAAAAAAAAGCAAGAAAAAAAATCGGGCCTCCTTTTAA
- a CDS encoding DUF1385 domain-containing protein, with the protein MTKEKKPAYGGQAVLEGVMFAGKHTYVTAIRRNDDSIEYFEIKKEPAPVLSKLKKIPFLRGVIAIIEASMNGTQHLNFSAERFGVEPGEEQKEEEKQSGLSLYLSMAVIGVLSFLFGKFVFTLVPVFLAASLKFIVPGHLGQNLLEGMFKLLFLLSYIYFVSLTPAIKRVFMYHGAEHKVINTFEAGDELTVENVKRHSRLHYRCGSSFILFTVVVGMFIYYFFPVDPLWLRILCRLALIPVVLGVSFEVLQLTNKLREIPVLRYLGYPGLWLQLITTKEPDEKQIEVSILSFNEMLKRDASYENEKNATQIV; encoded by the coding sequence ATGACAAAAGAGAAAAAACCCGCATATGGCGGCCAAGCCGTCCTAGAAGGGGTTATGTTTGCCGGGAAACATACGTATGTTACCGCAATAAGGAGAAACGATGATTCGATCGAATACTTTGAAATAAAAAAGGAACCCGCTCCAGTGCTCAGCAAATTAAAAAAGATACCTTTTTTAAGAGGTGTTATTGCAATCATTGAAGCAAGCATGAACGGAACACAGCACTTAAATTTTTCAGCTGAGAGATTTGGTGTAGAGCCTGGTGAAGAGCAAAAAGAAGAAGAAAAACAATCAGGTCTTTCTTTATACCTCAGTATGGCAGTTATCGGGGTACTATCCTTTTTGTTCGGAAAGTTTGTTTTTACACTCGTACCCGTATTTCTAGCTGCATCACTAAAGTTTATCGTCCCAGGTCATCTTGGACAAAATTTATTAGAAGGTATGTTCAAATTATTATTTTTATTAAGCTATATTTATTTTGTTTCATTAACACCTGCCATTAAAAGAGTATTTATGTATCATGGTGCCGAACATAAAGTAATCAACACATTTGAAGCAGGTGATGAACTTACTGTTGAAAATGTAAAACGTCATTCAAGACTTCATTACCGGTGCGGAAGCAGTTTCATATTATTTACGGTAGTGGTAGGAATGTTCATTTATTATTTTTTCCCGGTCGACCCGCTATGGCTGAGAATTTTATGCCGACTTGCGCTTATTCCCGTCGTTTTAGGGGTATCATTTGAAGTATTACAACTGACAAATAAATTACGAGAAATACCTGTATTAAGATATTTAGGTTATCCAGGATTGTGGCTTCAATTAATAACAACAAAAGAACCTGATGAAAAACAAATCGAAGTATCGATTCTTTCTTTTAATGAAATGTTAAAACGTGATGCATCCTATGAAAACGAGAAAAACGCAACTCAAATCGTATAA
- a CDS encoding patatin-like phospholipase family protein, with protein MRIDGVFSGGGIKALSLIGAVEAAEDKGLSFERVAGTSAGALMAALIKAGYKASELKEVIDGLDFRKFLDKSHKIVPVPFTNWLKLYWKLGLFKGDYLENWVAGLLANRGIVTFADIPAGSLKIIASDISRGRLVVIPDDLEEYGLLPERFPIARAVRMSCSLPYFFYPIKLFNRVGQKSYIVDGGVLSNFPMWLFQRKDRIPIRPVLGFQLSSYLNDHIPAHYVKNAFDLFKALFETMMQAHDNRYIDAHDARDIIFMPVKQVSVIDFQLSAEAKNELYQFGYERAEQFLQGWMNEKTYPSYKNRA; from the coding sequence ATGCGAATAGACGGCGTTTTTTCAGGCGGCGGAATAAAAGCTTTGTCATTAATAGGTGCGGTGGAGGCTGCGGAAGATAAAGGTCTTAGTTTTGAGAGAGTTGCAGGGACAAGTGCAGGTGCACTGATGGCTGCACTAATTAAAGCTGGCTACAAGGCATCTGAATTAAAAGAAGTTATCGACGGGCTTGATTTTAGAAAGTTTTTGGATAAAAGTCATAAGATTGTACCTGTTCCATTTACAAATTGGTTGAAGCTTTATTGGAAGCTGGGTTTATTTAAGGGAGATTACTTAGAAAACTGGGTAGCTGGATTACTTGCAAATCGAGGGATTGTTACATTTGCAGATATACCGGCAGGCAGTTTGAAAATTATCGCCTCAGATATTTCCCGAGGGAGGTTAGTCGTAATTCCTGATGATTTAGAAGAATATGGCCTTTTGCCAGAACGTTTTCCAATTGCCAGGGCTGTTAGAATGAGCTGCAGCCTTCCTTATTTTTTCTATCCTATTAAACTTTTTAATCGGGTTGGACAAAAAAGCTACATCGTTGACGGAGGTGTACTCAGTAATTTTCCGATGTGGCTTTTTCAAAGGAAAGATAGGATTCCTATACGGCCAGTTTTAGGGTTTCAGTTAAGTTCTTATCTCAATGACCATATACCTGCTCATTATGTGAAAAATGCTTTTGATTTGTTTAAGGCGCTGTTTGAAACAATGATGCAAGCACATGATAACCGGTATATTGATGCCCACGATGCGAGAGATATTATTTTTATGCCTGTTAAACAAGTATCTGTTATTGATTTTCAATTGTCTGCAGAAGCCAAAAATGAGCTGTACCAATTTGGATATGAACGTGCAGAACAGTTTTTGCAAGGTTGGATGAACGAAAAAACATACCCTTCATACAAAAATCGAGCCTGA
- the spoIIIAD gene encoding stage III sporulation protein AD, protein MSFCSTTKEGDRLEIIQIVGFGLVAAFLALVLKEQKANFAFLITLVVGVGIFLFLIDKIGQVLSMLERIALNANVNMMYVETLLKIIGIAYIAEFGAQITRDAGQGAIASKIELGGKILILVMAIPILTVIIETVLTLIPK, encoded by the coding sequence ATGTCTTTTTGTTCCACAACTAAGGAGGGAGATCGATTGGAAATCATCCAAATTGTTGGGTTTGGACTGGTTGCAGCATTTTTAGCACTCGTCCTTAAAGAACAAAAAGCTAATTTTGCTTTTTTAATAACACTTGTTGTTGGGGTGGGGATATTCCTGTTTCTAATCGATAAAATAGGACAGGTTTTATCGATGCTTGAGCGGATTGCTTTAAATGCAAATGTAAATATGATGTATGTAGAAACGCTTTTAAAAATAATAGGAATCGCTTATATCGCCGAATTTGGTGCACAGATTACAAGAGATGCAGGTCAGGGAGCGATTGCATCCAAGATCGAACTTGGCGGAAAAATCCTTATTCTAGTAATGGCTATTCCGATACTAACCGTCATTATTGAAACGGTTCTAACGCTTATTCCCAAATAA
- the spoIIIAC gene encoding stage III sporulation protein AC, whose amino-acid sequence MGLDVNTVFQIAGLGIIVAMLHTVLKMIGKEDYAHWVTLLGFVVALFMVISLLDDLFQKVKDVFLFHN is encoded by the coding sequence ATGGGATTAGATGTAAATACAGTATTTCAAATTGCAGGATTAGGTATTATCGTGGCGATGCTGCATACCGTCTTAAAAATGATTGGGAAAGAGGATTACGCACACTGGGTAACGTTATTGGGGTTTGTTGTTGCTCTATTTATGGTGATTTCATTGCTAGATGACTTGTTTCAAAAAGTAAAGGATGTCTTTTTGTTCCACAACTAA